Within Triticum dicoccoides isolate Atlit2015 ecotype Zavitan chromosome 1B, WEW_v2.0, whole genome shotgun sequence, the genomic segment CTCTTCTTGCTTCTGTTTTACTGACGATGCAGGGACACTATCTGCTAGGGTGCGCGCTGCTCGAGAAGGACGACTGCGCTCTCGCCATCAAGGAGTTCGACAAGGTCCACCGTTCGCAAACCCGCTCTACATTCTGAACCAGGCTCTGTATTATGCTAAGATCATCACGTTTGCGCCATTATTTACAATATATAAGAATTGGTAGATTGTAAGCACCAGTCTGACTGACGGTTAACCTCAAGATGGTTATAGAATATCTCTGAATCCAACCGGTTATCTCACATGCGTCTAAAGCACGCTTCCTGATTACCCTTGTTTTTGAAACAAGGACCTGATTACCCTTGTACCTTACCTGTCTTCTTCACATGTACGTATGTATTATGTAACCCATTATCGGCTTGCTGTCTTCTTGAGAAATATGGTGGTGTCAATATGTACTACCTTGGTGTCTTTCACCAAGCTCTTCTTCTGATTATCTATGGATTTAATTGACAATTTTAGTTAAAGTTAATTAGTGAACTCAGCTGATTGCCTAACTTTTCATGGTTATTTTGACTTGGCATACTGATGGCGAACAGGCTTTGGACCTCTTGAAGTCTTCAAATTCAGGGGACAAAATGGCGAAGGACATTTGGCAGGTTCTTGCCAAGGCCAAGTACCAAGACTGGGAAAAGCACTCCACTCAGCGAGTCTGGAAGATGCAAAGTTTAAGGTACATTGTACATTGAAATTACATTGAGATAATTGGCATCATTGTGTTGCAGATAAAAGCCAAGTCTGTATATTTAATGTTGAGGGTCAATTCGGCAAACTTTTAACATTCACCCTGATGCCTTACATTCAAGGTACTGATTTTTTTTGTTTGAACTCTGCTGCAACATGAACATCGTAGGGAAGCTTGCGAAAATGCTCTGCAGGAGCATCACTTTCTTAGCGGTACTCTTTCAGAAGACTCTGAGGGGACAACCAATGAGTATCCAGAGCAATGCAAATTGTTATCTGAAGTCTTCACCAACGCTATACTTGCTGATACACCAGGAGATGTAAAAACACTATTTTTAATGATATCTTGTAACCATTTTTCTGGTCAATGTTGTTTTCTCCCCTCCGCGTTCTTAAGTTGTTCCCACTCTGAATACATATAGGTGCCCGACTACCTTTGCTGTCAAATAACTTTTGAGATTTTTAGAGATCCAGTTATCACACCCAGTGGTGTCACATATGAGAGGGCCAT encodes:
- the LOC119315700 gene encoding E3 ubiquitin-protein ligase CHIP-like, with protein sequence MAAAAAAEDVGGVARQAELRRAEGNACFRKARLGAAIDCYTEAIALCPGVAVYWVNRGLCHFRRKDWARVEEDSLRALALDDASVKGHYLLGCALLEKDDCALAIKEFDKALDLLKSSNSGDKMAKDIWQVLAKAKYQDWEKHSTQRVWKMQSLREACENALQEHHFLSGTLSEDSEGTTNEYPEQCKLLSEVFTNAILADTPGDVPDYLCCQITFEIFRDPVITPSGVTYERAILLEHLRKVGNFDPVTREPLKEHQLVPNLAIKEAVQAYLKEHSWAYKSN